Part of the Streptomyces sp. RFCAC02 genome is shown below.
GACCTCGCTGATGGTGTAGTGGTCCTGGCCGTCGGGGCGCGGCGGCGGGCGTTCCTCGGACGCGCACCGTTCGACGCGGTCGGCGGCCGGCAGACGGGTCTCCGGGGCCGAGGCCCGGACGTGCGCGGGAGCGGCGGCGAGTGTCATGGGAAGCACGCTAGAGAGTTCGAGTGCACTCTACGCAAGTCCTTTTCGCGGACGGATCCGCCGTCGGGTCCCGCCGGGGGCGCGCGTAGGCTCACCGACATGCGAAGCCTGGAGTTGATCGACACCTGGCCGGTGTCGGAGGTGGCGGCGGGTGTGGTCACGGCGGACGGGCGGCGGGCCGCCCGCGGGCCGGGCGGGCGGCCGTTCGCGCTGGCCTCGGTGACGAAGCCGCTGGCCGCGTACGCCGTGCTGATCGCCGTGGAGGAGGGCGCCGTCGAGCTGGACGAGCCGGCGGGTCCCGAGGGCTCGACCGTACGGCACCTGCTGGCGCACGCGTCGGGCCTCGCGTTCGACGAGCACCGGGTCGTGGCCGCGCCCGGCACGCGCCGCCTCTACTCGAACGCGGGCTTCGAGGTCCTCGGCTCGCACGTCGCCGCGGCGACGGGGATCGCGTTCCCCGAGTACCTGCGGCAGGCGGTCCTGGAGCCGCTCGGCATGACCGGCACGGAGCTGTCCGGCTCGCCCGCGAAGGACGGCGTCTCGACCCTGGACGACCTGCTGCGCTTCGCCGCCGAACTGCTGGCGCCGCGTCTGGTGGCCCGCGAGACGCTCGACGCGGCGACGTCCG
Proteins encoded:
- a CDS encoding serine hydrolase domain-containing protein yields the protein MRSLELIDTWPVSEVAAGVVTADGRRAARGPGGRPFALASVTKPLAAYAVLIAVEEGAVELDEPAGPEGSTVRHLLAHASGLAFDEHRVVAAPGTRRLYSNAGFEVLGSHVAAATGIAFPEYLRQAVLEPLGMTGTELSGSPAKDGVSTLDDLLRFAAELLAPRLVARETLDAATSVVFPGLNGVLPGFGHQRPNDWGLGFSLRDHKSPHWTGATSSPRTFGHFGQSGTFLWVDPDAAAACVALTDRPFGTWAAEAWPPFTDAVLTELRG